The following proteins come from a genomic window of Anopheles ziemanni chromosome 3, idAnoZiCoDA_A2_x.2, whole genome shotgun sequence:
- the LOC131288122 gene encoding uncharacterized protein LOC131288122 — protein MTAVGGMFLVGLVILALLADKQSGGGGRDGAGVSTGATASIIYTGYKLPFPRHRLFYKSVGERKIGSNLYEVSTIIQGDILLRKQCECMLRYRCRIPRSIFYLSSRDCHHREKVCCELLENAYESNNDTAAVNDHHQFVSDNEI, from the exons ATGACGGCAGTGGGTGGGATGTTTTTGGTGGGACTGGTAATTCTTGCCCTGCTGGCGGACAAACAGAGTGGCGGTGGCGGTCGGGACGGTGCGGGAGTGTCCACTGGAGCGACGGCAAGTATCATCTACACCGGCTATAAGCTACCCTTTCCGCGGCATCGGTTGTTCTACAAATCGGTCGGGGAGCGTAAGATCGGCTCGAACCTGTACGAGGTCAGCACTATCATCCAGGGAGACATTTTGCTGCGGAAGCAGTGCGAGTGTATGCTACGTTACCGGTGTCGTATTCCACGGAGCATCTTCTACCTATCGAG TCGCGATTGTCATCACCGGGAAAAAGTGTGCTGCGAGCTGCTGGAGAATGCGTACGAATCGAACAACGACACGGCCGCGGTCAACGATCACCACCAGTTCGTCAGCGACAACGAGATCTAA